Proteins from one Deinococcus actinosclerus genomic window:
- a CDS encoding beta-glucosidase, whose amino-acid sequence MNNVPAAILYPHNLGLGAAFDPALTREVALATAQDMRALNMGWTFAPVADVGRDPRWGRFYETFGESPWLVADQVGAAVDGLQAGGVAATLKHFTGYGLPSLGLDRANAEISARALHEVVLPPFRAGIRAGALSVMANSGSVNGVPVHASRALLTDLLRGELGFGGLLVSDWNDIERLITTYRTHTDLVRAAAASVNAGIDVYMVPNSVEAYQNALREAVQSGLVSEARLAEATLRVLTFKARLGLLDAPLTGSGVLGDHRDLAKRAAAATLTLLENPADTLPIRKGRVLVTGPAMDSAAIQLGGWSVNWQGVGKGNVPDVPKVATLAPALKASAPAGVTVSALPETKRPQLLTAAKGADVIVVAVGEAPGAEWQANNPALSLPDGQITLLRDLLATGTPVVAVLMAGRPLILPADMQSRLSGLVMAYLPGTQGGAALADALYGRAGFPGRLPFTWPDSLTQVGLWSDRPAEGAGETPLPLYPLGYGLDYTTSVARDLTVTPAPDGMTAQATLTNTGEKAGTVTVLLRASLPASGALQATSRPVGVLRAVLKPGESRAVQVTVSRERLSSWVGDAYGPGAWQLLPGAYTLIAGDGKATLTLP is encoded by the coding sequence GTGAACAACGTCCCCGCCGCGATCCTCTACCCGCACAACCTGGGCCTGGGCGCCGCCTTCGACCCGGCCCTGACGCGCGAGGTGGCCCTGGCGACCGCCCAGGACATGCGCGCCCTGAACATGGGCTGGACGTTCGCCCCGGTCGCGGACGTGGGCCGTGACCCCCGCTGGGGCCGCTTCTACGAGACCTTCGGGGAGTCCCCGTGGCTGGTCGCTGATCAGGTGGGGGCCGCCGTGGACGGCCTGCAAGCCGGTGGCGTGGCGGCCACCCTGAAGCACTTCACCGGGTACGGGCTGCCCAGCCTGGGGCTGGACCGCGCGAACGCCGAGATCAGCGCCCGCGCCCTGCACGAGGTGGTCCTGCCGCCCTTCCGCGCGGGCATCCGCGCCGGGGCGCTGAGCGTCATGGCGAACAGCGGCAGCGTGAACGGCGTGCCCGTGCACGCCTCGCGCGCGCTGCTGACGGACCTGCTGCGCGGCGAACTGGGCTTCGGGGGCCTGCTCGTCAGCGACTGGAACGACATCGAGCGGCTGATCACGACCTACCGCACCCACACCGATCTGGTGCGGGCAGCGGCGGCCAGCGTGAACGCAGGCATCGACGTGTACATGGTCCCGAACAGCGTCGAGGCGTACCAGAACGCCCTGCGCGAGGCCGTGCAGAGCGGACTGGTCAGCGAGGCCCGCCTGGCCGAGGCGACCCTGCGCGTCCTGACCTTCAAGGCGCGGCTGGGCCTGCTCGACGCCCCACTGACCGGCAGTGGCGTGCTGGGCGACCACCGCGACCTCGCCAAGCGGGCGGCGGCGGCCACCCTGACGCTGCTGGAGAACCCGGCGGATACCCTGCCGATCCGTAAAGGCCGCGTGCTCGTCACCGGGCCCGCGATGGACAGCGCCGCCATCCAGCTGGGCGGCTGGAGCGTGAACTGGCAGGGCGTCGGCAAGGGCAACGTGCCGGACGTGCCGAAGGTCGCCACGCTGGCCCCCGCGCTGAAGGCGTCGGCCCCGGCGGGCGTGACCGTCAGCGCCCTGCCGGAGACCAAACGCCCGCAACTGCTGACCGCCGCGAAGGGCGCGGACGTGATCGTCGTCGCGGTCGGCGAGGCGCCCGGCGCGGAGTGGCAGGCGAACAACCCCGCGCTGAGCCTGCCGGACGGGCAGATCACGCTGCTGCGCGACCTGCTCGCCACCGGGACACCCGTCGTGGCGGTCCTGATGGCCGGGCGGCCCCTGATCCTCCCCGCCGACATGCAGTCGCGCCTGTCAGGGCTGGTCATGGCGTACCTGCCCGGCACGCAGGGCGGCGCCGCCCTGGCCGACGCGCTGTACGGCCGCGCGGGCTTCCCGGGCCGCCTGCCGTTCACGTGGCCGGATAGCCTGACCCAGGTGGGCCTCTGGAGCGACCGCCCCGCCGAGGGCGCCGGCGAGACACCGCTGCCGCTGTACCCGCTCGGGTACGGGCTGGACTACACGACCAGCGTCGCGCGTGACCTGACCGTCACCCCCGCCCCGGACGGCATGACCGCGCAGGCCACCCTGACGAATACGGGTGAGAAGGCGGGCACCGTGACGGTGCTGCTGCGCGCCAGCCTGCCCGCCAGCGGCGCCCTGCAGGCCACCTCGCGCCCGGTCGGGGTGCTGCGCGCGGTCCTGAAGCCCGGCGAGAGCCGCGCCGTGCAGGTCACCGTCTCCCGCGAGCGCCTGAGCAGCTGGGTGGGCGACGCCTACGGCCCCGGCGCGTGGCAGCTCCTGCCCGGCGCTTACACCCTGATCGCCGGGGACGGGAAGGCCACCCTC
- a CDS encoding glycoside hydrolase family 43 protein: MTDTLAAAQPTAGTAPAPATVTVTNPVLPGFHPDPSLLRVGEDYYLATSTFQWYPGVAISHSRDLVHWRLAARPLSRLSQLDMRGNADSGGIWAPCLSHDGEQFHLIYTDVKSWGITEPFKDSHNYLVTAPEIEGPWSEPVYLNSSGFDPSLFHDVAEGGDGRKWLLNMRWDHRAGRNPFAGIVAQEYSPAEGRLVGPRTTIFTGTHLKVTEGPHVYKKDGWYYLLTAEGGTSWEHAVTLARSRELLGPYEVHPHNPLLTAVDDPGLPIQKAGHASLTDTPDGRWVMAHLCGRPLTPRGECPLGRETAVQGLDWPGGEWPRLTGGGHHPALHATLPALPPHPWPEVPARDDFRGEALRPEWLTLRAPAAELGVRLIEGGLVLPGREALMSRHHVALVGRRLQSLYGRLRTELSFDPRDFQQMAGVCAYYDSRNWVYARVSRDEAAGRALNVTSCENGVYREHLTQDVPLGESGRVGLEVRYRGDTFGFAYQVAGGGWTPVGPAFSAGLLSDEHCGGLSFTGTFLALTCQDLSGERREATFHWAEYTEGETA; the protein is encoded by the coding sequence GTGACGGACACCCTCGCGGCGGCCCAGCCCACTGCGGGAACCGCCCCGGCGCCCGCCACGGTGACGGTCACGAACCCGGTCCTGCCGGGCTTCCACCCGGACCCCAGTCTCCTGCGCGTCGGGGAGGACTACTACCTGGCGACGAGCACCTTCCAGTGGTACCCGGGCGTGGCGATCTCCCACTCGCGGGATCTGGTGCACTGGCGGCTGGCGGCGCGGCCATTGAGCCGGCTGTCGCAGCTGGACATGCGCGGGAACGCCGACTCGGGCGGCATCTGGGCGCCGTGTCTGTCGCACGACGGGGAGCAGTTCCACCTGATCTACACCGACGTCAAAAGCTGGGGGATCACCGAGCCGTTCAAGGACAGTCACAACTACCTGGTCACGGCGCCTGAGATCGAGGGGCCCTGGAGTGAGCCGGTGTACCTGAACTCCAGCGGCTTCGACCCCAGCCTCTTCCACGACGTCGCGGAGGGCGGGGACGGGCGCAAGTGGCTGCTGAACATGCGGTGGGACCACCGCGCGGGCCGCAACCCCTTCGCGGGGATCGTGGCGCAGGAGTACAGCCCGGCCGAGGGGCGGCTGGTGGGCCCGCGCACGACCATCTTCACCGGCACCCACCTGAAGGTCACGGAAGGCCCGCACGTCTATAAGAAGGACGGCTGGTACTACCTGCTGACCGCCGAGGGCGGCACGAGCTGGGAGCACGCCGTGACCCTGGCCCGCTCGCGCGAGCTGCTCGGGCCGTACGAGGTTCACCCCCACAACCCGCTGCTCACGGCGGTGGACGACCCCGGCCTGCCCATCCAGAAGGCCGGGCACGCCAGCCTGACCGACACCCCGGACGGACGGTGGGTGATGGCGCACCTGTGCGGCCGCCCCCTGACCCCGCGCGGCGAGTGCCCGCTGGGCCGCGAGACGGCAGTGCAGGGCCTGGACTGGCCGGGGGGCGAGTGGCCGCGCCTGACGGGGGGCGGGCACCACCCGGCGCTGCACGCCACGCTGCCCGCGCTGCCGCCGCACCCCTGGCCCGAGGTGCCTGCCCGCGACGACTTCCGGGGCGAGGCGCTGCGCCCCGAGTGGCTGACGCTGCGCGCCCCCGCCGCCGAGCTGGGCGTGCGCCTGATTGAGGGCGGGCTGGTCCTGCCGGGCCGCGAGGCGCTGATGAGCCGTCACCACGTGGCGCTGGTGGGCCGCCGCCTCCAGAGCCTGTACGGGCGGCTGCGGACCGAACTGAGCTTCGACCCGCGTGACTTTCAGCAGATGGCGGGCGTGTGCGCGTACTACGACAGCCGCAACTGGGTGTACGCGCGCGTCAGCCGGGACGAGGCGGCGGGCCGCGCGCTGAACGTCACGAGCTGCGAGAACGGCGTGTACCGCGAGCACCTGACCCAGGACGTCCCGCTGGGCGAATCGGGCCGCGTGGGGCTGGAGGTCCGCTACCGCGGCGACACCTTCGGCTTCGCGTATCAGGTGGCGGGGGGCGGATGGACGCCCGTTGGGCCGGCGTTCAGCGCGGGTCTGCTGAGCGACGAGCACTGCGGCGGCCTGAGCTTCACCGGGACGTTCCTGGCCCTGACCTGCCAGGACCTGAGCGGCGAGCGCCGCGAGGCGACCTTCCACTGGGCCGAGTACACCGAGGGGGAAACCGCGTGA
- a CDS encoding GH1 family beta-glucosidase → MSNRIPDPARFPARFTWGVATSSYQIEGAPREDGKGPSIWDTFCRTPGKVRGGDTGDVACDHYHRLDSDLDLIRDLGVNAYRFSVSWPRILPHGRGAVNQAGLDFYQRLVDGLLTRGITPWATLYHWDLPQTLEDEGGWTVRGTAEAFGTYSAVVAAALGDRVKHFITLNEPWCSAYLGYGIGIHAPGRHDLRASFAATHHLLVGHGRAMQAIRGQAPGAQAGITLNLHHTYPATDTPADRAAAYRMDGFQNRWYLDPVYGRGYPQDMVDLLGDLSPQAQGLVLPGDTELMGQPTDFLGVNMYSRAVGQDAPGEGFLHARQIRPEGSAYTGFDWEVAPDSLTDLLVRLQQDYAPDAIYITENGSTYPDVADEDGNVNDLERTQYLTEHLAATQEALARGAKVAGYFAWSLMDNFEWAEGYDKRFGIVHVNFDTQVRTPKLSGRTYRDFLARAGQAVGA, encoded by the coding sequence ATGAGCAACCGCATCCCCGATCCTGCCCGTTTCCCCGCCCGTTTCACCTGGGGTGTCGCCACGAGTTCCTACCAGATCGAGGGCGCGCCCCGCGAGGACGGCAAGGGCCCCAGCATCTGGGACACCTTCTGCCGCACGCCCGGCAAGGTGCGCGGCGGGGACACCGGCGATGTCGCCTGCGACCACTACCACCGCCTGGACAGTGACCTGGACCTGATCCGCGACCTGGGCGTGAACGCCTACCGCTTCAGCGTCTCCTGGCCGCGCATCCTGCCGCACGGGCGCGGCGCGGTGAACCAGGCGGGCCTGGACTTCTACCAGCGGCTCGTGGACGGGCTGCTCACGCGCGGCATCACGCCCTGGGCGACGCTGTACCACTGGGACCTCCCGCAGACCCTGGAAGACGAGGGCGGCTGGACCGTGCGCGGCACCGCCGAGGCCTTCGGGACGTACTCGGCGGTCGTCGCGGCGGCGCTGGGAGACCGCGTGAAGCACTTCATCACGCTGAACGAGCCGTGGTGCTCGGCGTACCTGGGCTACGGCATCGGCATTCACGCGCCGGGCCGGCACGACCTGCGGGCCAGTTTCGCCGCCACGCACCACCTGCTCGTCGGGCACGGGCGGGCCATGCAGGCCATCCGCGGGCAGGCGCCGGGCGCGCAGGCGGGCATCACCCTGAACCTCCACCACACGTACCCCGCGACGGACACGCCCGCCGACCGCGCCGCCGCGTACCGCATGGACGGCTTCCAGAACCGCTGGTACCTGGACCCGGTGTACGGGCGCGGCTACCCGCAGGACATGGTGGACCTGCTGGGCGACCTGAGCCCGCAGGCGCAGGGGCTGGTGCTGCCCGGCGACACCGAACTGATGGGGCAGCCCACCGACTTCCTGGGCGTGAACATGTACTCGCGCGCGGTGGGGCAGGACGCGCCCGGCGAGGGGTTCCTGCACGCCCGGCAGATCCGCCCCGAGGGCAGCGCGTACACGGGCTTCGACTGGGAGGTCGCGCCGGACAGCCTGACCGACCTGCTCGTGCGGCTGCAACAGGACTACGCGCCGGACGCGATCTACATCACCGAGAACGGCAGCACCTACCCGGACGTCGCGGACGAGGACGGGAACGTGAACGACCTGGAACGCACCCAGTACCTCACCGAGCACCTCGCGGCGACGCAGGAGGCCCTGGCGCGCGGCGCGAAGGTCGCCGGGTACTTCGCGTGGTCACTGATGGACAACTTCGAGTGGGCAGAGGGGTACGACAAGCGCTTCGGGATCGTGCACGTGAACTTCGACACGCAGGTGCGCACGCCGAAACTGTCGGGGCGCACGTACCGGGACTTCCTGGCGCGCGCGGGGCAGGCGGTCGGCGCGTGA
- a CDS encoding carbohydrate ABC transporter permease — protein MTTTPVQHAAPRARTRRARLPWQRVPIWALMLLACVLSVVPFYLMFVWASHPSAEVFTFPPHLWFGDAFARNWQGLMQVTDGQAPRQFWNSLYIALISTLTTLFFCSLAGYAFAMYDFGGKGALFAFILGTMLIPPLVMDIPSFLVMNNVLHWVGQPRALWVPGMANAFGIFLMRQYISSALPRELIEAARMDGATEFGIYRQVVLPLIRPILATLGVVTFVGAWNNFKGALIMKLSEPDTMTLPLSLRRLGGGATNVNVDWGAIMMLVVITVIPLLIVFLLASRQVISGLTSGAVKD, from the coding sequence ATGACCACCACCCCCGTCCAGCACGCCGCGCCGCGCGCCCGCACCCGCCGCGCCCGGCTGCCCTGGCAGCGCGTGCCGATCTGGGCGCTGATGCTCCTGGCGTGCGTCCTGTCGGTTGTGCCGTTCTACCTGATGTTCGTGTGGGCCTCGCACCCCAGCGCGGAGGTCTTCACCTTCCCGCCGCACCTGTGGTTCGGGGACGCCTTCGCGCGCAACTGGCAGGGCCTGATGCAGGTCACCGACGGGCAGGCGCCGAGGCAGTTCTGGAACTCGCTGTACATCGCGCTGATCTCCACGCTGACCACGCTGTTCTTCTGCTCGCTGGCCGGGTACGCCTTCGCCATGTACGACTTCGGGGGCAAGGGCGCGCTGTTCGCGTTCATCCTGGGCACCATGCTCATCCCGCCGCTGGTGATGGACATCCCCAGCTTCCTGGTCATGAACAACGTCCTGCACTGGGTAGGCCAGCCGCGCGCGCTGTGGGTGCCGGGCATGGCGAACGCCTTCGGGATCTTCCTGATGCGGCAGTACATCTCCTCGGCCCTGCCGCGCGAACTGATCGAGGCGGCCCGCATGGACGGCGCGACCGAGTTCGGCATCTACCGTCAGGTGGTCCTGCCGCTGATCCGCCCGATCCTGGCCACGCTGGGCGTCGTGACGTTCGTAGGCGCGTGGAACAACTTCAAGGGCGCGCTGATCATGAAACTCAGCGAGCCCGACACCATGACCCTGCCGCTGAGCCTGCGCCGCCTGGGCGGCGGAGCCACGAACGTGAACGTCGACTGGGGCGCGATCATGATGCTGGTCGTGATCACGGTCATTCCGCTGCTGATCGTGTTTCTGCTGGCCAGCCGTCAGGTGATCAGCGGCCTGACGAGCGGCGCGGTCAAGGACTGA
- a CDS encoding carbohydrate ABC transporter permease → MSQRTPTAAPPRAPWSYTRFQQRFAPYLFVSPFFLLFAVFGLFPLLFSLFLAFHLWSPLDGVGNWKFVGFENFQLALGPTDMFWKSLKNTVWIGLLSGIPQHLVALPLAFIIHHSLRRFQGAFSTILFLPYITNAVAIAIVFATLYSERLGILNYLGGLVGLDPVRWLGDPNMVPYSVAAVVFWRYVGWNTVLYLSGLQAISEDVYEAATVDGANGWQKFWYITLPLLRPMMFYAFTLTIVGSMQLFEEPFMLLNDGGGSGGAGLTSAMHIFNTAFRDLDMGYASAMSWLLFLAIFALSMLNNYLFSRDGGRR, encoded by the coding sequence ATGTCACAGCGCACCCCGACCGCTGCCCCGCCACGCGCGCCCTGGAGCTATACCCGCTTCCAGCAGCGCTTCGCGCCGTACCTGTTCGTCAGCCCGTTCTTCCTCCTGTTCGCCGTGTTCGGGCTGTTCCCGCTGCTGTTCAGCCTGTTCCTGGCCTTCCACCTGTGGAGCCCGCTCGACGGGGTCGGCAACTGGAAATTCGTGGGCTTCGAGAACTTCCAGCTGGCCCTGGGCCCCACGGACATGTTCTGGAAATCCCTGAAGAACACCGTCTGGATCGGGCTGCTGTCCGGCATTCCGCAGCACCTCGTGGCGCTGCCGCTGGCGTTCATTATCCACCACAGCCTGCGCCGCTTCCAGGGCGCGTTCAGCACCATCCTGTTCCTGCCGTACATCACGAACGCCGTGGCGATCGCCATCGTGTTCGCCACGCTGTACTCCGAGCGGCTGGGCATCCTGAACTACCTGGGCGGCCTGGTGGGCCTGGACCCGGTGCGCTGGCTGGGCGACCCGAACATGGTGCCGTACTCGGTCGCGGCCGTGGTCTTCTGGCGCTACGTCGGGTGGAACACCGTGCTGTACCTCTCGGGCCTGCAGGCCATCAGCGAGGACGTCTACGAGGCCGCCACGGTGGACGGTGCGAATGGGTGGCAGAAATTCTGGTACATCACGCTGCCGCTGCTGCGGCCCATGATGTTCTACGCCTTCACCCTGACCATCGTGGGCAGCATGCAGCTGTTCGAGGAACCGTTCATGCTCCTCAATGACGGCGGCGGCAGCGGTGGCGCGGGCCTGACGAGCGCCATGCACATCTTCAACACCGCCTTCCGCGACCTGGACATGGGCTACGCCAGCGCCATGAGCTGGCTGCTGTTCCTGGCGATCTTCGCGCTGAGCATGCTGAACAACTACCTCTTCTCCCGCGACGGAGGCCGCCGATGA
- a CDS encoding ABC transporter substrate-binding protein: protein MKQTAAFALATALLLGTAHAQEKVTLTVAAFPSLDSAIKAILPAWTKLHPNVTINLQAQQFADHHNAMTTALATGQGLPDVMAIEIGYVGKFAEGQGLENLNSAPYNAAQYKKLFTPFTIAQATGPDGRFIAMPTDIGPGTFFYRKDVLDKAGVNPLTMQSSWENYIASGKKIKQKTGAYLVNTAASVYNLIIRTNLKAGEGIYFDKQNNLLVGPDSARFVRAMTLAKQVRDAGLDAKIGEWSNEWYDAFKKGTVATQFSGAWLQGALQNWMAPDTKGLWRVQNLPEKGFASWGGSFYGIPSKAKNKQWAWEFIKFMTLNQQSQITAFEDNGAFPALIAAQKDKAFSEPVEFLGGQKARVLWRDAAAKTQPIDVNKYDSVADQILQTELTNVLEQGKDIKQALADARAQIARRAR, encoded by the coding sequence ATGAAACAAACCGCCGCGTTCGCCCTCGCCACCGCCCTGCTGCTCGGCACCGCCCACGCCCAGGAGAAAGTCACGCTGACCGTCGCGGCCTTCCCCAGCCTGGACAGCGCCATCAAGGCCATCCTGCCCGCCTGGACGAAACTGCACCCCAACGTCACCATCAACCTCCAGGCCCAGCAGTTCGCCGACCACCACAACGCCATGACCACCGCGCTCGCCACCGGCCAGGGCCTCCCGGACGTCATGGCCATCGAGATCGGCTACGTCGGCAAGTTCGCCGAAGGCCAGGGCCTGGAGAACCTGAACAGCGCCCCCTACAACGCCGCGCAGTACAAGAAGCTCTTCACGCCCTTCACCATCGCGCAGGCCACCGGCCCCGACGGGCGCTTCATCGCCATGCCCACCGACATCGGCCCCGGCACCTTCTTCTACCGCAAGGACGTGCTCGACAAGGCCGGCGTGAACCCCCTGACCATGCAGAGCAGCTGGGAAAACTACATCGCGTCCGGCAAGAAGATCAAGCAGAAGACCGGCGCGTACCTCGTGAACACCGCCGCCTCGGTGTACAACCTCATCATCCGCACCAACCTCAAGGCCGGCGAGGGCATCTACTTCGACAAGCAGAACAACCTCCTCGTCGGGCCTGACAGCGCCCGCTTCGTGCGCGCCATGACCCTCGCCAAGCAGGTCCGCGACGCCGGCCTGGACGCCAAGATCGGCGAGTGGAGCAACGAGTGGTACGACGCCTTCAAGAAGGGCACCGTCGCCACGCAGTTCAGCGGCGCGTGGCTCCAGGGCGCCCTGCAGAACTGGATGGCCCCCGACACCAAGGGCCTGTGGCGCGTGCAGAACCTCCCCGAGAAGGGCTTCGCCTCCTGGGGCGGCAGCTTCTACGGCATTCCCAGCAAGGCCAAGAACAAGCAGTGGGCCTGGGAATTCATCAAGTTCATGACCCTCAACCAGCAGTCGCAGATCACCGCCTTCGAGGACAACGGGGCCTTCCCCGCCCTGATCGCCGCGCAGAAGGACAAGGCCTTCAGCGAACCCGTCGAGTTCCTCGGCGGCCAGAAGGCCCGCGTGCTGTGGCGTGACGCCGCCGCCAAGACCCAGCCCATCGACGTGAACAAGTACGACTCGGTCGCCGATCAGATTCTCCAGACCGAGCTGACCAACGTCCTCGAACAGGGCAAGGACATCAAGCAGGCGCTCGCCGACGCCCGCGCCCAGATCGCGCGCCGCGCCCGCTGA
- a CDS encoding LacI family DNA-binding transcriptional regulator, with product MMEAVTLAQVAREAGVSPSTVSRILNGTANVTPEKRARVESVITRLNYRPNPQAQALAGGRSLTIGVITPTLNSTFYGEALAGIEAALNDTPYHPIVISGQWRTEREQEALDLLLARRVDAVIMMGGILDDQILTHVARRVPLIAVGRDVRGLDHSCIVLDNTKAMQQVARHLLDLGHRQFAYISGAERQQDAMERRVAFLDYLGAHGVTVPPELIQVGRYTEEGGLEAAEAILNAGVPFTALVCANDQMALGARLALYRRGVNVPGDVSLTGFDDVFTSSLMTPPLTTVRQAIYDIGVTAAREALNLLDGQPVARQVFEPELVVRESTAPPAQGVRP from the coding sequence ATGATGGAAGCAGTCACCCTGGCGCAGGTGGCGCGGGAGGCGGGCGTGTCGCCCAGCACCGTGTCACGCATTCTGAACGGCACGGCCAACGTGACGCCAGAAAAACGCGCCCGTGTCGAATCCGTCATCACCCGCCTGAATTACCGCCCCAACCCGCAGGCGCAGGCCCTGGCCGGCGGGCGCAGCCTGACCATCGGCGTGATCACCCCCACCCTGAACTCCACCTTCTACGGCGAGGCGCTGGCCGGGATCGAGGCGGCCCTGAACGACACGCCCTACCACCCCATCGTGATCAGCGGGCAGTGGCGCACCGAGCGTGAGCAGGAGGCGCTGGACCTGCTGCTGGCCCGCCGGGTGGACGCCGTGATCATGATGGGCGGCATCCTCGACGACCAGATCCTGACGCACGTGGCGCGGCGGGTGCCGCTGATCGCGGTGGGCCGCGACGTACGCGGCCTGGATCACAGCTGCATCGTGCTGGACAACACCAAGGCCATGCAGCAGGTCGCGCGGCACCTGCTCGACCTGGGACACCGGCAGTTCGCGTACATCAGCGGCGCCGAGCGGCAGCAGGACGCCATGGAACGCCGCGTGGCCTTCCTGGACTACCTCGGGGCGCACGGCGTGACCGTCCCCCCCGAACTGATCCAGGTGGGCCGCTACACCGAGGAAGGTGGCCTGGAGGCCGCCGAGGCGATCCTGAATGCCGGGGTGCCGTTCACGGCCCTGGTGTGCGCCAACGACCAGATGGCGCTGGGCGCGCGCCTGGCGCTGTACCGCCGGGGCGTGAACGTGCCCGGGGACGTGTCCCTGACGGGCTTCGACGACGTGTTCACCTCGTCCCTGATGACGCCGCCGCTGACGACGGTGCGCCAGGCGATCTACGACATCGGCGTGACGGCCGCCCGCGAGGCCCTGAACCTGCTCGACGGTCAGCCGGTGGCGCGTCAGGTGTTCGAACCGGAACTGGTGGTGCGGGAATCGACCGCGCCGCCCGCGCAGGGGGTGAGGCCGTGA
- a CDS encoding ROK family transcriptional regulator, with product MMAPTQGGDQPYLKHLNRAHVLHLLRTHPGLSRAELAAHSGLTKVTVGSLVTGLLDAGWLDEGGARPGATGRPGRELHLGETRHVLLGAEIGVLGARAVATTLRGTVLARAETRTPTTTPHAAAQTITRLCGQLLQDPATQGRELLGLGVALPGPVSPDGTRVLYAPNLGWDDVPFLELLRAAPDIPPTCPRRPSRWTTRPTPPRSARASCAPASRRSCWRTSAWAAASGPDSRP from the coding sequence ATGATGGCTCCCACCCAAGGCGGCGACCAGCCCTACCTGAAACACCTCAACCGCGCCCACGTGCTCCACCTGCTGCGCACCCACCCCGGCCTCAGCCGCGCCGAACTCGCCGCCCACAGCGGCCTGACCAAGGTCACCGTCGGCAGCCTCGTCACCGGGCTGCTGGACGCGGGCTGGCTCGACGAGGGGGGCGCCCGCCCCGGCGCCACCGGACGCCCGGGCCGCGAACTGCACCTCGGCGAGACCCGGCACGTCCTCCTGGGCGCAGAGATTGGCGTGCTCGGCGCGCGCGCCGTCGCCACCACCCTGCGCGGCACCGTCCTGGCCCGCGCCGAGACCCGCACCCCCACCACCACCCCGCACGCCGCCGCGCAGACCATCACCCGGCTATGCGGGCAACTGCTGCAGGACCCCGCCACGCAGGGCCGCGAGCTGCTGGGCCTGGGCGTGGCCCTGCCCGGCCCGGTCAGCCCGGACGGCACGCGCGTCCTGTACGCCCCCAACCTCGGCTGGGACGACGTGCCCTTCCTGGAGCTGCTGCGCGCCGCGCCCGACATCCCCCCCACCTGCCCACGGAGGCCATCACGCTGGACAACGAGGCCAACGCCGCCGCGTTCGGCGAGAGCTTCCTGCGCCCCGGCGAGCCGCCGCAGCTGCTGGCGTACGTCAGCCTGGGCAGCGGCGTCGGGGCCGGATTCACGGCCCTGA
- a CDS encoding ROK family protein: protein MRPGEPPQLLAYVSLGSGVGAGFTALSGTPHVLRGARGLAGEIGHAIIQPGGLYCHCGNRGCVETLLGGWAIRAALNLNVLDPLDEALAPRLREAAVQVTLGRAGEALGQLLVNLHQTLGPDEIVIGGALTRLDGAVLGPALDVYHARQWRPAAPPARVTVRQDSLYLPALGAAAQLLARVIDTPQEPA, encoded by the coding sequence CTGCGCCCCGGCGAGCCGCCGCAGCTGCTGGCGTACGTCAGCCTGGGCAGCGGCGTCGGGGCCGGATTCACGGCCCTGAGCGGCACCCCACACGTCCTGCGCGGCGCGCGCGGCCTGGCCGGGGAGATCGGGCACGCGATCATCCAGCCCGGCGGGCTGTACTGCCACTGCGGGAACCGCGGCTGCGTCGAGACCCTGCTGGGCGGCTGGGCGATCCGCGCCGCGCTGAACCTGAACGTCCTCGACCCGCTGGACGAGGCCCTCGCGCCGCGCCTGCGCGAGGCCGCCGTGCAGGTCACCCTCGGCCGCGCCGGGGAGGCGCTGGGGCAGCTGCTCGTGAACCTGCACCAGACCCTCGGCCCGGACGAGATCGTCATCGGCGGCGCCCTGACCCGCCTGGACGGCGCCGTGCTGGGCCCCGCGCTGGACGTGTACCACGCCCGGCAGTGGCGCCCGGCCGCGCCGCCCGCGCGCGTCACGGTCCGCCAGGACAGCCTGTACCTGCCCGCGCTGGGCGCCGCCGCGCAGTTGCTCGCGCGCGTGATCGACACCCCACAGGAGCCCGCATGA